In Stomoxys calcitrans chromosome 2, idStoCalc2.1, whole genome shotgun sequence, the following proteins share a genomic window:
- the LOC106087185 gene encoding E3 ubiquitin-protein ligase MARCHF5: MSDSHTTITTKAVIETASNEGHGEGNSDNQSQEDAICESATPVSPLKSVVVVEEGKNSERSTTIEDIQRRTSLQSSTSAINILSSVGDIMTLPSATNLNATNENEGSFQQTFNPQDGTEGERSCWICFATDEDNRLAAWVQPCKCRGTTKWVHQSCLYRWVDEKQKGNALRTVNCQQCQTEYIIVFPQMGKVANILEAFDNIIRRVSPFLAAGIFVGSLYWTAVTYGAVTFLQIVGHKKGLALMENGDPILLLIGLPVIPVGLVLGRMIRWEDAVIRLIRNRRNVARKLPLMNFIIPYPEEDEEQTAQNPATPTLSDPVSATRIFCGALLLPTISSIVGRLLFESIENTLHRTLLGGLTFITVKGILKIYLKQQQHTRKKKRRIVDYTEENVRVYVNRSNSNRSQGNPAGATAASGAQQQQANVPRTNERDSVV, from the exons ATGAGTGATTCCCATACGACGATAACAACAAAAGCCGTAATCGAGACGGCTTCCAACGAAGGACACGGGGAAGGCAATTCTGACAACCAAAGCCAGGAAGATGCCATATGCGAGTCTGCCACGCCCGTATCGCCCTTGaagtcagttgttgttgttgaggaAGGAAAAAACAGCGAAAGGAGCACAACCATTGAAGATATCCAACGTCGAACATCCCTACAGTCAAGTACATCTGCCATAAACATTCTCAGCTCTGTTGGAGATATAATGACCCTGCCCTCTGCAACAAATTTGAATGCTACCAACGAAAATGAAGGTTCTTTTCAACAGACTTTTAATCCCCAGGACGGCACCGAAGGcgaacgcagttgttggatatgttTTGCGACTGATGAAGACAATCGGTTGGCCGCTTGGGTTCAACCTTGTAAGTGTCGCGGCACCACGAAATGGGTGCATCAAAGCTGTTTGTACCGCTGGGTAGATGAAAAACAGAAAGGCAATGCCCTACGCACGGTAAATTGTCAACAATGCCAAACGGAATACATCATCGTATTTCCTCAAATGGGCAAAGTGGCCAATATATTAGAAGCCTTTGATAACATAATTAGGCGCGTAAGTCCATTTTTGGCAGCAGGTATATTTGTTGGCTCTCTCTACTGGACTGCTGTAACATATGGGGCAGTGACGTTTCTACAG ATTGTCGGACACAAAAAGGGTCTAGCCCTAATGGAAAATGGCGATCCCATTTTATTGCTAATTGGTCTTCCAGTCATACCTGTCGGTTTGGTATTGGGTCGCATGATTCGCTGGGAAGATGCTGTAATTCGCCTAATCCGCAACCGCCGCAATGTGGCTCGTAAATTGCCACTTATGAATTTTATCATACCTTATCC aGAAGAAGATGAGGAACAAACAGCTCAAAATCCTGCAACACCAACGCTTTCGGATCCTGTGTCAGCAACACGTATATTTTGTGGAGCTCTCTTATTGCCAACGATATCCTCGATTGTTGGACGACTGCTATTTGAATCAATTGAAAATACCTTGCACCGAACTTTATTGGGTGGTCTGACATTCATAACGGTTaagggaattttgaaaatttatctaaaacaacaacagcacacaCGTAAAAAGAAACGTCGTATTGTAGACTATACAGAGGAGAATGTACGCGTCTATGTAAATCGATCTAATTCTAATAGAAGTCAAGGAAATCCTGCTGGAGCAACAGCTGCATCGGGTgctcaacaacaacaagcaaatGTGCCAAGAACCAATGAACGTGACAGTGTAGTGTAG